Genomic DNA from Ruminococcus sp. OA3:
GTCCGGAAGAACTGCACAGGAAAAACGGGTTTCCAGCAGCCCGGTAAACGAAACATCCGCATGATCCGGGCAATAGTAATTCATCGTATATTCTGCACAGATATCAAAGCTGCCTTTCTGAAATTCTTTAAAATATTCTTCCGGAACAAAATCCCGAAATTCAATTTTTACATCTGGATGTGTCTGCTTAAATTCCCGGCAGATATCCGACAGCAGAATCGGCTTCAGGTTTGGTATGGACCCGATCACGACTCTTTCCTTTTCACTGTCCTGACTATTCCGGCACTGTTTCAGCAGCTGTTCATATTTTCTCAGAAGTATCTGATTTTCTTCCAAAAAATATTTTCCTTCTTCAGTAACATATACCCCTTTGTGATCCCTGGAAAAAATCTCAAAACCTACATCCGCTTCAATCTGTTTAATCTGCTGCACTAATGCTGATCTGGATATATGCAGCTCATCTGCAGCTTTTGCGATACTTCCGTATTTTTCAATAACCAGTAACCGATCAATTGTTCTGACATTCAGCATTACCATTCCTCCTGTCATTCCTGCATCACTTGTTCAACAAGTGAATTATACCATACATCATTAAATAATCCAATCACTAACCTTGCGTTTTTCACAAAGTCAGTTTATAATTAATGAATAAAAATGATATGGAGTAATCTGATATGGCAGAGTTAAGCAGAAACTTAAAAATCAAAAAACCATCTGCTCCTGATCTGGTTTGT
This window encodes:
- a CDS encoding LysR family transcriptional regulator; the protein is MLNVRTIDRLLVIEKYGSIAKAADELHISRSALVQQIKQIEADVGFEIFSRDHKGVYVTEEGKYFLEENQILLRKYEQLLKQCRNSQDSEKERVVIGSIPNLKPILLSDICREFKQTHPDVKIEFRDFVPEEYFKEFQKGSFDICAEYTMNYYCPDHADVSFTGLLETRFSCAVLPDHRLADRKLLRFEDLRGERLLIYQRGIARCEDRLRDYILRNEPEIQLADIGSYDSMLHLKCDIEKSVLLTYARYEDSFSEFKIIPTDWEIPIVLGIGCHRICRPVIQEFVKTAERVCR